GGCGGTTGTCCGTTTCATAGGCGACCGCTTCGAGCCCGCCAGGCACCGACGGGGTCCAGACCGCGAGCGCGGCGCGCGCGTCGAGCAGCTGGATGATCCGCTCAACCCGACAGGCGCGAATGTGACCACTCCAGTTCGTCAGAACAAACTGGTGCTCGAAGCGCACGCGGTCGCGCGAACGGCTGGTCAGCCGGAACGGCTCGGTATCGATCGGCGGGGGCACGCGCCAGTGCTCGAACTCGAATGGCGCACCGGGAGGGAAATACACCGAAAACTGCCCTCCCTCCGGACCGAGCCAGAACCGCTCTTCGCCGCCAAACACGTGGATGTGGTCCTCGAGCGTGCCGCGGCGCTCCGCCGGCGGCCGGATCCCGCGCTCGATCACGGGGCGGTTCAACCAGCCGTAACCCGGCGCGCCGCCGCCGCCGGACGTGCTGGTGGCCACGCGCCCCTGCCAGGCCGGCACCACCGCGACGCGCGCGCGGCCGGCCTCGTCGGTGAGCTCGATCACCTCGACGTGGCGTCGTAAAAAGGCCAGTTCCTCGTCGTAACTCGGGAAGGACGGCACAGCCATGTGGATGTCTCCCCACGCCGCCGCGGCGGCAAACCCGATGCTCCAGGCTCTCACGACGTGTCTCATCGCTCTCCCCCCGCGAATGGTACCGGTCGGAGCTGCGAAACGCCACCCGAGCCGCTGCCGCCCGCACTCGGAGGCGATCGCGCCGCGGCGCAAATCGTCGTACGATGACTTCGCGCTCCGCGGCGATGCGCGCAGCGCGCGAAACTCATGGAGCCGGTGACCATTGCATTGCTCGGCGTCGCCAGCAATCTGCTCCACGGCGTCGCGCTGCTACAGCAGCTGGACTTCGAAACGGCGATGGAACGGTTCACTCGTGTCGTCGCCGCGTCGAACACGGCACCACAAATGGCGCAAATCGCGCGGCTGCTGTGCGCAGAGGCCGCGCAGCGGGCGGAGCGCCCCGACCGCGCCCGAGCGGAGCTCGAGTGGCTGATCTCATACGCGGAAGACCCGGCGATCCGCGAGGCGGCGGCCGCACGCCGCGGCGCACTCGCCGGTGCGAACGCGGCGGATCGAACGGGGGGCGGCAGCCTCCTCGCCAGTTGGCGGCGGCTCACGCACGAGGTCGCCCGCGGGCAGTGGAGTTCCGCACGCCGGCGGATCGCCGGTCCGCTGGGCCAGTTCGCGGACCGGATCGGATGGCTTGCCTCCACCAACGAGGTGGAACCGCAGGCCGCCTCGGGTGTGGCCTGGCTGGTGCGGCCATGGACGGATGCGAAAGTGATCGAAGTGACCTCCACGGTCGCGCGTGGCGAGATCCAGCTGCGATCGAACGCCGGAGAGGTCCGCCTCGCCGCTCGCCCCACCGCAGAGGGTTGGGTGTTCGAGGAGGTGGTTTGGTACCGTCCGCCCACCGGTGGTGAAGGCGCCGCTCCGGCTCCCCTTGAAGCCGCCAACGTGCCAGCCGGGGGCGTTGTGGTCGTTGCGCCGGACGGCGCACGGCTGATGCTGGGCGCGGCCGGTGGGCTGGGCGCCCAGTCCCGCGTCACGGTCGCGGAGACAACCCTCGCCGCCACCGGCGCACCGCCTCCGCAGATCGAACCGCCCGCGGAGGAGCGCCGGCGGCTGGAACAGTTGGTGACCGAGCTGGGGCATGCCGATCCGATCGTCCGCGCGCGGGCTCGCGCGGCGCTGCGCGCCGCCGGTGCGGCCGCGCGCTCAACGCTCCAGGCGCACCGCGACCACCGGGATGTTGAGGTTGCCACCACCGTGCGGGAACTGCTGGACGAACTGCGATGAGCGCGACCACCAATCTCACCGTGGCGATGATCGCAACGCTGGTGACGCACCTTCAACAAGCGCGCCAGGCGATCGAAGCCGGCCGCCACGCCGACGCAATTGCGCCGCTGACCGCGGTGATCGAACACTCCCCCAGCATCCGTGAGCTCACGTGGGCCGCGCGATGGTATCGTGCCCAGGCCCATCAGGCGGCCGGCCGCGCCGCAGACGCGCGCGCGGACCTTCAATGGCTGGCCACGCGCGATGTTCCGCCCCCGATTCGTCAGGCTGCGCGGGAGGCGTTTCTGGCCGCCGGCGGCACCCCCCGCGATCTGGCGCCCCGCACCACGCCTGTCGAAGAGTGGCAACGGGTTCAGGCCTGGATCGCCGCCGGCCAGCCCCAGCAGATCCTCGAAGTGTTGACCGCGGACGCCGCCACGCAGTTCCGCACAATGGTCGAAGATCTGCACGGCGAACAGGGGACCGAGGCTCTCGCAGAATGGTTTAACCAGGAGGATGCGGTGCTGACCTCCCAGCGCGTGGACCATCCCGGCGGCGTCGCGGAGCTCACATTCCGCCAAGACGACATGCTCTTCACCGTCGTCTGGCGGCAGGACGGCGACCGCTGGAAGATCGCCGCGTTGAAGAGCCGGCGAGCCGAAGAAGAACCGGGGCCAACGGCAGAGGTGGCCGTCACCAACCACACCGCCGCCCTGCCAACCAGCGAAATCGCGGAGCTGGTCGCAAAACTCGCCGCAGAGGATCCCGCGATCCGCGCCCGAAGCCGTGCACAGCTGCGCAAACTCGGTCCGGCCGAGCGCGCCGCCCTGCGGGAGTATCGCAATCATCCCGACCCCGAGGTGGCCGAAACCATCCGCGAACTGCTGGAGGAGCGATGACCGGCCGACTTCCCCTCGCCCTCGCGACGCTGACGTCGGGCATCGTGATGACCGCCTGCCGAACGCCGCCCTACGAAGCGCGGCGGCCCGCTGAACCGCCCCGCCACCTCTCCGCTCGGGTGCTGCGACCGGTGGTCGCAGTCACCGAGTTCGAAAACCAGTCCTGCTTCGCGGGCCAGTGGAAACTCGGCGGCGGCATGGCGGACCTACTGATCACCGAGCTACTGAACTCCAGGCGCGTGATCGTGCTGGAGCGCCAGCATCTTGACGACACGCTCGGCGAGCTGCTGCGGCAGGGTAAGGCGCTCTTCCGGCCGGAAGGACGGGCCTCCTCCGGCCGCCTGAAAAACGTCCGATACCTGATTCGCGGCGCCATCACGGACTTCACCGTCACCGGTGACGCCAGCGGATGGTTCCGTACAGAGACCACCGGCGGCCGGCTGGGCGGCCGTTCCGCCCGGGTATCGCTGAACCTCCGAATCACCGATGTCGAAACGGGCGAGGTCATCGCATCGGTCCGGGCAGATGGCTCCGCACGGGCCGGCTTCTTCGCCGCCACAGTGGATTACCGACGACTCGCCTTCGGCGGCGACGCGTTCTTCCAAACGCCGCTGGGCCGCGCAACGGAAGCCGCGATCCGCGACGCGGTCGCCCGCATCCTCGATCAGCTGCCGACCGAGTACTGGATGCCCCGCGTCGCGGACCTCGTGGACGGCCGCGTCGTCATCAACGGCGGCGAGAACGTTGGTCTGACGCCGGGCCTCGAAATGATCGCCCGCGAGGCGCCCCGCGTGGTGACCGACCCGCTGACCGGCGACCCGCTCGACGCCTTTCCCGGGCGCGTGATCGGCCGACTACGGGTCGACGAAGTCCGCCCGACCACTTCGCTCGCCTCGCCACTCGAAGGCGGTCCGTTCCCCCGCGGCGCGTGGCTCGAGGTGGTGCCCGCCGCGCCGCCTGCGCGCTCGCGTCGCTGCCCCGCCCCCCCCCCGCCCGCGCTGCGCCGCCGAGCGCCTCAGGGGATTGCCGCGCGCGCAACGTCTCGCATATCATTCGCCGCATTTCTGCATGATCCGTAAGCTGCTCAGCAAACTCCGGCAACTGCGGCAACGCGGCCAATCCTCTTCACCCGCATCTCCCGTGCAGCCGCCCGGCAGTTGTCCTCCAGACCGGGGTGACTCCGCAGCGACGCGCCCCGACCCCGCCGGCAACCATGGGCGTGAGCGGCGAGGCGCTCGTCGCTCCGCGCCGCTAGCCGCGCGACGCCACGGACGCGATCGACCCCGCCGCCAGAATGCCTCCGCTCCGCCACCACCCCCCAACGCCACCGAGCCATGGGATCCGGCCTCCTACGTCGTGCCCCCGGAGCCCGGCCGGGTGCGCTTCCAGGACCTCAATCTGCCCACCGAGCTCCTCCATGCGGTGGCAGACCTGAACTTCCGCTACTGCACACCCATCCAAGCAGAGGTGCTGCCAGCCGCGATCGCCGGCCGCGACATTGCCGGCCGTGCGCAGACCGGTACCGGTAAGACCGCCGCGTTCCTGCTCGCCGCAATGACCCGCCTTCTCCGCGCCCCCTCCGCCGACCGTCGGCCGGCTCACCCCCGCGTGCTGATCCTCGCGCCCACCCGGGAACTCGCCGGCCAGATCGCGCGCGATGCCCGCGCGCTCGGCGCCTACACTCCGCTCTCCACGCTCGCCGCGGTCGGCGGCAGCGACCTCGAGCGGCAGCGCGCTGCACTGTCGAATTCACCTGCCGACCTACTGATCGCGACGCCCGGGCGGTTGCTGGACCTGCAAGAGCGCGGCCACGTACGCCTCGACCGGGTCGAAATTCTCGTGATTGACGAGGCCGATCGCATGCTCGACATGGGCTTTATTCCCGACGTTCGCCGCATCGTCTCCAGCACCCCGCCGCGCGAGCGCCGTCAGACGATGTTTTTCAGCGCAACGCTCACCGAGCTCGTGCTGCGGCTCGCGGAGCACTGGACGCGGGATCCGTTGCGCGTGAACATCGAGCCCGCGCGCGTCGCGGCCGAGCAGATCCGCCAGATCGCCTACGTGGTCACCTCGGCGGAAAAATTTCCGTTGCTCTGTCACCTGCTCCGCGCCAACGCCAGTGGCCGCACGCTGATTTTCGTGAACCGCCGCGACACCGCCGAACGCCTCGCCGACGCGCTCCGCCGCGCCGATGTGGCGGTCGGCCTGCTCTCCGGCGCGCTCAGCCAGCGGCGACGCGACCGCGCGCTCGACGACTTCCGCGCGGGCCGCCTCCACGTGCTGGTGGCGACCGATGTCGCCAGCCGCGGCCTGCACGTCGAGGGCCTCGCCACGGTCGTGAACTTCAACATCCCGCTCAACCCAGAGGACTACGTCCACCGCATCGGCCGCACCGGCCGCGCCGGCGCCAGCGGCACCGCGATCACCTTCGCCTCGGAAGACGAGGCCTTTTACCTGCCCCCGATCGAAGAGTTCCTTGGCCACTCGCTGACCTACCTTCATCCCGACCCCGCCTGGCTGGAGGCGACCGGACTGCCGCACTTCCACGACCCCGCGCGCTCGCGACCGGCGCCTGACCGCTCTGGCCGGCGTCCGCCGCGCAGCGCCCGCCGTTGAGAGCCGTGCGCGTTGGACAACCGCGCTGCGCTCGGCGAAGATGAAACGGATCACAATGAAACGTCCCGACCGGTTCGATTTTTGGTACGCGGTGAGCAACACCGAAATCCTGCTGGCGCCCCGACGCCAACTGGAGACCTTCGGCACCACCGTCGTCGACTACCACCTCGTCAGTGAACTGATGGACACCGTGAACGCGGTCCGCATCCGGGAGGGACGCCTCCACGCCGCGCGGCCCCAGATCGTCACGCCCGCCGAGTTTGCGGAGTCCCTCCTCGAGGGTTTCGAGGAGCCCGCCGCGGAAGCCTACGCCGAATGGCTGCGCCAGAACCACCAGAATCTGATGATCATCCGGTACGGCTTCCGCATTCGGAAACAGGAAAGCCGCGAGGAGATCGTCCACGACACACTCGACGAAGTGATCGCCCGCGTGCGAGAGGAGTTCCAGCGCCGCGACAATCCCCTCGCCGCCCTTGTCCGCGGCGTGGACGAGCCGTGGGAGGTCTGCCTGATCAAGCTGATGGTGGATCTGGTGCAGCGCTCCAGCCCCGAACACGCAAGGATCCTTCGCCAGGACCCCACCGGTGCGCGCCACGCAGTCGAACAGCTGTTTCGGGCCGCCGCGGTGGACCGCAGCCGCCTCGGTGAGCTCGCCGACCTGCTGCGCCGCGAACGCCTCTTCGAGGAATACCAGGACCGTTTCTTCGCACTGGTGCGCTCGCACCAGCTGCGTGGCGGCTGAGCCCGGATGCACCTGACCCTCGCCGGACGTGACGACGAGGCGCTCGCCGAGCGCGTCCGGGCACTTGCCCGCACACTACCCGAACACGCCGGCCCCCCATCGCTCTCGCCGGAGCACCGCGCCCTGCGCCTCCGTGAATGCGAGGGCCCGCCGAGCTTCGATGCGCTCGCGCTCGAA
The DNA window shown above is from Kiritimatiellia bacterium and carries:
- a CDS encoding CsgG/HfaB family protein, whose product is MTGRLPLALATLTSGIVMTACRTPPYEARRPAEPPRHLSARVLRPVVAVTEFENQSCFAGQWKLGGGMADLLITELLNSRRVIVLERQHLDDTLGELLRQGKALFRPEGRASSGRLKNVRYLIRGAITDFTVTGDASGWFRTETTGGRLGGRSARVSLNLRITDVETGEVIASVRADGSARAGFFAATVDYRRLAFGGDAFFQTPLGRATEAAIRDAVARILDQLPTEYWMPRVADLVDGRVVINGGENVGLTPGLEMIAREAPRVVTDPLTGDPLDAFPGRVIGRLRVDEVRPTTSLASPLEGGPFPRGAWLEVVPAAPPARSRRCPAPPPPALRRRAPQGIAARATSRISFAAFLHDP
- a CDS encoding DEAD/DEAH box helicase, translated to MRFQDLNLPTELLHAVADLNFRYCTPIQAEVLPAAIAGRDIAGRAQTGTGKTAAFLLAAMTRLLRAPSADRRPAHPRVLILAPTRELAGQIARDARALGAYTPLSTLAAVGGSDLERQRAALSNSPADLLIATPGRLLDLQERGHVRLDRVEILVIDEADRMLDMGFIPDVRRIVSSTPPRERRQTMFFSATLTELVLRLAEHWTRDPLRVNIEPARVAAEQIRQIAYVVTSAEKFPLLCHLLRANASGRTLIFVNRRDTAERLADALRRADVAVGLLSGALSQRRRDRALDDFRAGRLHVLVATDVASRGLHVEGLATVVNFNIPLNPEDYVHRIGRTGRAGASGTAITFASEDEAFYLPPIEEFLGHSLTYLHPDPAWLEATGLPHFHDPARSRPAPDRSGRRPPRSARR